The proteins below are encoded in one region of Alistipes indistinctus YIT 12060:
- the recN gene encoding DNA repair protein RecN, producing the protein MLKRLSVENYALIDKLDIAFAPGLNIITGETGAGKSILLGALGLILGNRGDVAAIRDAQRNCVIEAEFDLSGYRLEGLFASFDIDYDQQCMIRRVITPAGKSRAYVNDLPVQLAALRAIGERLIDIHSQHQTLLLGESRFQTALLDSVAAHAQLLEQYGSVYDELNRTQRERDELLRLAAESGKDREYIAYQLEELQAARLAEGEQEELESLLDELSHAVEIKDNLLYAAQVLDGDEQGVLTRLKGIEQAIGRLQGVYPQAGQFYQRLHSAALDLKDIASEITSEGDRIEADPLRQEQTRERLDLIYSLQQKHKVDSVAALLALQAGYEQRLSGLDSYGSQVEELTLRIETLLARAGELAASITAGRRAAGPKVEQHVTGLLVQLGMPSAQLRIEVAPAGELRADGADLIRFLFTANHNTSLQPIEKVASGGEMSRLMLSLKALVAAHAQLPTIIFDEIDTGVSGAIADKMGEIITNLSGSLQVVNITHLPQVASKGDHHFLVYKEETPEGTLSRIRKLSSEARVAEIAKMLSGSAVTAAATEQARLLLGMEKL; encoded by the coding sequence ATGCTCAAGCGGTTGTCGGTAGAGAATTATGCGTTGATCGATAAGCTCGATATCGCTTTCGCTCCGGGGTTGAACATCATCACCGGCGAAACCGGCGCGGGTAAGTCGATCCTGCTCGGTGCGCTGGGGCTGATCCTCGGTAACCGAGGCGATGTCGCTGCGATTCGCGACGCGCAGCGCAACTGCGTGATCGAAGCAGAATTTGACCTGTCGGGTTACCGGCTTGAAGGGTTGTTCGCCTCGTTCGATATCGACTACGATCAGCAATGCATGATTCGCCGGGTGATCACTCCGGCGGGTAAAAGCCGTGCTTATGTGAACGACCTGCCCGTGCAACTGGCTGCGTTGCGTGCCATCGGCGAACGCTTGATCGACATCCATTCGCAGCATCAGACCCTTTTGCTCGGTGAAAGTCGGTTTCAGACCGCGTTGCTCGACAGCGTGGCGGCGCATGCGCAGTTGTTGGAGCAATACGGCAGCGTTTACGACGAATTGAACCGTACGCAGCGGGAGCGGGACGAATTGCTGCGTCTTGCCGCCGAAAGCGGTAAAGACCGCGAATACATTGCTTACCAGTTGGAGGAGTTACAGGCTGCAAGGCTTGCGGAAGGCGAGCAGGAAGAATTGGAGAGTCTGCTGGATGAACTGAGCCATGCCGTCGAGATCAAGGACAACCTGTTGTATGCGGCACAGGTGCTCGATGGCGATGAGCAGGGCGTGTTGACCCGGCTCAAAGGAATCGAACAGGCGATAGGGCGCTTACAGGGAGTTTATCCCCAGGCCGGGCAATTTTACCAGCGCCTGCACAGTGCGGCGCTTGATCTGAAAGACATTGCTTCTGAAATTACCTCGGAGGGAGACCGCATTGAGGCCGATCCGCTTCGGCAGGAGCAGACCCGGGAGCGGCTCGACCTGATTTATTCGTTGCAGCAGAAACATAAGGTTGATTCGGTGGCAGCCCTGTTGGCTTTGCAGGCCGGATACGAGCAGCGCCTTTCGGGGCTAGACTCTTATGGCTCCCAGGTAGAGGAACTGACACTCCGGATTGAAACTTTGTTGGCGCGTGCAGGGGAACTTGCGGCATCCATTACTGCCGGACGCCGTGCTGCCGGGCCGAAAGTGGAACAGCATGTGACGGGTTTGCTTGTCCAGTTGGGTATGCCGTCGGCACAGTTGCGTATCGAGGTCGCTCCGGCGGGCGAGTTGCGCGCCGATGGCGCCGATCTGATTCGGTTCCTGTTTACGGCTAACCACAACACGTCGCTGCAACCGATCGAGAAGGTGGCTTCGGGCGGCGAGATGTCGCGCCTGATGCTTTCGCTCAAAGCCCTCGTGGCGGCGCATGCGCAGTTGCCAACTATTATTTTCGACGAAATCGATACCGGCGTTTCCGGGGCCATCGCGGACAAAATGGGCGAGATCATTACGAACCTGTCCGGGAGCCTGCAGGTGGTCAATATCACGCACCTGCCTCAGGTGGCCTCGAAAGGCGACCATCATTTCCTCGTGTATAAAGAGGAGACTCCCGAAGGGACGCTGTCCCGCATCCGCAAGCTTTCCTCGGAGGCACGGGTGGCGGAGATTGCCAAAATGCTGAGCGGCTCGGCCGTGACGGCTGCGGCTACGGAACAGGCCCGGTTACTGCTCGGGATGGAAAAATTGTAA
- a CDS encoding 2-isopropylmalate synthase produces the protein MSERLFIFDTTLRDGEQVPGCQLNTIEKIEVARALEALGVDVIEAGFPVSSPGDFNSVREISKAVSAPTICALTRAVERDIDVAADALALAKHKRIHTGIGVSPEHIYSKLKSTPDAIVERAVAAVKYAKKYVEDVEFYAEDAGRADEAFLARVVEAVIKAGATVVNIPDTTGYCLPEQYGAKIKYLMEHVDGVHKAILSTHCHNDLGMATANTLSGVINGARQVEVTINGIGERAGNTSLEEVVMALRCHKHLGIDTGINSKGLTSVSRLVSSLMNMPVQANKAIVGRNAFAHSSGIHQDGVLKDRGNYEIIDPKDVGLDESVIALTARSGRAALHHRLDLLGIKLEQHELDEVYEKFLVLADKKKDVRDDDLLYLVGDTTGEKVQKHLKLKYLQILSGTLVPTATVIVEIGGMERTATSTGNGPIDAAVRAIKSLIQEKVLITEFLIQAMNRGSDDVGRVHMRVCNGENCMHGFSAHTDTVRASVEAFVDALNLLGVTGKKEE, from the coding sequence ATGAGCGAGAGATTATTTATATTCGATACGACGCTGCGCGATGGCGAACAGGTTCCCGGCTGCCAGCTCAATACGATCGAGAAGATCGAAGTGGCACGCGCGCTGGAAGCGCTGGGGGTCGATGTGATCGAGGCCGGTTTCCCGGTCTCCAGTCCCGGTGATTTCAATTCCGTCCGTGAAATTTCCAAGGCGGTTTCCGCCCCGACAATTTGTGCGCTGACCCGCGCTGTTGAGCGCGATATCGACGTTGCGGCCGACGCGTTGGCGCTGGCCAAACACAAACGGATCCATACCGGTATCGGGGTTTCGCCCGAGCATATCTATTCCAAACTCAAATCGACTCCCGATGCGATCGTCGAACGTGCTGTGGCGGCGGTCAAATATGCAAAAAAATACGTCGAGGATGTCGAATTCTATGCCGAAGACGCCGGGCGCGCCGACGAGGCTTTTCTGGCGCGTGTGGTGGAGGCCGTCATCAAAGCGGGTGCTACGGTGGTGAATATTCCCGATACGACGGGGTATTGTCTGCCGGAACAATACGGTGCGAAGATCAAGTACCTGATGGAGCATGTGGACGGTGTGCACAAGGCGATCCTGTCGACCCACTGCCACAACGACCTGGGCATGGCGACGGCCAATACTCTGTCCGGTGTGATCAACGGTGCCCGCCAGGTCGAAGTAACGATCAACGGTATCGGCGAACGTGCCGGCAATACCTCTCTCGAAGAGGTCGTAATGGCCCTGCGTTGCCACAAACATCTCGGTATCGACACCGGTATCAATTCGAAAGGACTCACCTCGGTCAGCCGTCTGGTGTCGAGCCTGATGAATATGCCGGTGCAGGCCAACAAAGCGATCGTTGGCCGCAATGCGTTTGCGCATTCGTCGGGCATTCACCAGGACGGAGTGCTCAAGGATCGGGGCAACTATGAAATTATCGACCCGAAAGACGTGGGTCTCGACGAATCGGTCATTGCGCTGACTGCCCGCAGCGGCCGCGCCGCGCTGCATCACCGGCTCGACCTGCTCGGGATCAAACTGGAGCAGCACGAGCTTGACGAAGTGTATGAAAAATTCCTCGTACTGGCCGATAAGAAAAAGGATGTTCGCGATGACGATTTGCTCTATCTAGTGGGCGATACGACCGGAGAGAAAGTGCAGAAACATTTGAAATTGAAATATCTTCAGATTCTTTCGGGAACGCTCGTGCCGACGGCTACCGTCATCGTCGAAATCGGAGGGATGGAGCGAACGGCTACCAGTACCGGTAACGGTCCGATCGATGCTGCCGTCCGGGCGATCAAATCGCTTATCCAGGAAAAAGTGTTGATCACGGAGTTTCTGATTCAGGCGATGAACCGCGGCAGCGACGATGTGGGGCGCGTGCACATGCGCGTTTGCAACGGAGAGAATTGCATGCACGGTTTTTCGGCCCACACCGATACGGTGCGTGCATCGGTCGAGGCTTTCGTCGATGCGCTGAACCTGTTGGGAGTCACCGGAAAAAAAGAAGAGTAG
- the leuC gene encoding 3-isopropylmalate dehydratase large subunit, whose translation MGKTLFDKVWDAHVVRELDGGRSVLYIDRHYIHEVTSPVAFLGLKNRGLKVARPAQTTGTPDHNVPTVDQHLPVAEEQSRNQLDSFRRNCEENGIEYFPLGNPGHGIVHIIGPEQGFTQPGMTIVCGDSHTSTHGAFGAVAFGIGTSEVEMVFASQCILQPKPKTMRITVNGKRKAGVTAKDIILYVISKISASGGTGHFIEFAGEAIRDLSMEERMTVCNMSIECGARGGMIAPDQTTFDYVKGRKRAPQGTDFDKAVGRWKQLYSDPDARFDTEYTFDAADIEPMITFGTNPGMGVAVTAEVPSDTGLSGSDRVSFGKALDYMGFRSGEPMLGKKIDYVFLGSCTNGRIEDFRQFAAAVKGRKKAPHVTAWLVPGSKQVEAQAKAEGLDKILADAGFVLRQPGCSACLAMNADKIPAGKYSVSTSNRNFEGRQGPGARTMLAGPLVAAAAAVTGCIADPREVFGL comes from the coding sequence ATGGGAAAGACTTTATTTGACAAAGTGTGGGACGCGCACGTCGTCCGTGAACTGGACGGAGGCCGGAGCGTACTCTATATCGACCGCCACTACATCCATGAGGTGACCTCTCCGGTGGCTTTCCTCGGCCTGAAAAACAGGGGGCTCAAGGTGGCTCGTCCTGCTCAAACCACGGGTACGCCGGACCACAACGTGCCGACCGTCGACCAACACCTGCCGGTAGCAGAGGAGCAGAGCCGCAACCAGCTCGATTCATTCCGCCGCAATTGCGAAGAGAACGGTATCGAATATTTCCCGTTAGGCAATCCCGGGCACGGTATTGTACATATTATCGGCCCGGAGCAGGGATTTACCCAGCCGGGCATGACGATCGTCTGCGGTGACAGCCATACCTCTACGCACGGTGCCTTCGGTGCCGTGGCTTTCGGTATCGGGACCTCTGAGGTCGAAATGGTGTTCGCTTCGCAGTGCATTTTGCAGCCGAAACCCAAGACGATGCGCATTACCGTAAACGGCAAGCGCAAGGCGGGCGTGACGGCGAAGGACATTATCCTTTATGTCATTTCTAAAATTTCCGCATCGGGCGGTACCGGGCATTTTATCGAATTTGCCGGGGAGGCGATCCGGGACCTGTCGATGGAGGAACGCATGACGGTCTGCAACATGAGTATCGAGTGCGGCGCCCGCGGCGGCATGATCGCTCCGGACCAGACTACTTTCGATTATGTGAAGGGACGCAAGCGCGCTCCTCAGGGGACGGACTTCGATAAAGCCGTCGGGCGGTGGAAACAGCTCTATTCCGATCCCGATGCCCGTTTCGATACCGAATATACGTTCGATGCGGCCGATATCGAACCGATGATCACCTTCGGTACCAATCCCGGTATGGGGGTGGCTGTGACGGCTGAAGTGCCTTCGGATACGGGTCTCAGCGGCAGTGACAGGGTCAGCTTCGGCAAGGCTTTGGATTACATGGGTTTCCGTAGTGGCGAACCGATGCTCGGCAAGAAAATCGACTACGTGTTCCTCGGTAGCTGTACGAACGGCCGTATCGAAGATTTCCGCCAGTTCGCAGCGGCGGTCAAGGGACGCAAGAAAGCCCCGCATGTGACCGCCTGGCTCGTCCCGGGGTCGAAACAGGTCGAGGCGCAGGCTAAGGCTGAAGGTCTCGACAAAATTCTGGCGGATGCCGGTTTCGTACTGCGCCAGCCGGGATGTTCGGCCTGCCTGGCGATGAATGCCGACAAGATTCCCGCAGGTAAGTACAGCGTTTCGACCTCCAACCGCAATTTCGAGGGGCGCCAGGGGCCCGGTGCCCGTACGATGCTGGCCGGTCCGCTGGTAGCGGCTGCGGCGGCTGTGACGGGTTGTATCGCCGATCCGCGTGAAGTGTTTGGTCTGTAA
- the leuD gene encoding 3-isopropylmalate dehydratase small subunit — MSIPKFTKLVTTAVPLPIENVDTDQIIPARFLKAVERKGFGDNLFRDWRYDKAGKPVAGFPLNDSRFGGDILVAAKNFGCGSSREHAAWAIFDYGFKVVVSSFFADIFRNNALNNGLLPIRVDEAFLTAVFAAIEADPAAKFEVDLDKQTFTICATGETAAFEIDGYKKECLLNGYDDVDYLLSIRPEIDRFEAEKN, encoded by the coding sequence ATGTCTATACCGAAATTCACCAAGCTGGTTACTACGGCTGTACCGCTGCCGATCGAAAACGTCGATACCGACCAGATTATTCCGGCCCGTTTCCTCAAAGCAGTTGAACGCAAAGGGTTTGGCGACAACCTGTTCCGCGATTGGCGTTATGATAAGGCGGGGAAGCCCGTAGCCGGTTTTCCGCTGAACGATTCCCGTTTCGGCGGCGATATCCTCGTAGCGGCCAAAAACTTCGGCTGCGGTTCCTCGCGCGAGCATGCCGCATGGGCCATTTTCGACTATGGTTTCAAGGTGGTCGTGTCGAGTTTCTTTGCCGATATTTTCCGGAATAATGCACTAAATAACGGGTTATTGCCCATCCGGGTCGACGAGGCGTTCCTCACGGCTGTCTTTGCGGCGATCGAGGCCGATCCGGCTGCGAAGTTCGAGGTCGATCTCGACAAACAGACCTTTACGATTTGCGCGACGGGGGAGACTGCGGCTTTCGAAATTGACGGCTATAAAAAGGAGTGCCTGCTCAACGGTTACGACGATGTCGATTACCTGCTGAGCATCCGCCCCGAGATTGACCGGTTCGAGGCGGAGAAAAACTGA